A segment of the Rhodospirillales bacterium genome:
GAAGACCTGGCCAAGCGCCTGGAGGAACCGTACTAGCGCACAGACCCATTCGAGTGATTCACTCGAACGGACATGTGTGCACCAGAATCAAAAGGTTCGTGCAGCAATGGCGCATTCTTGAATGCACCGCTGCACTAGGGTGAGCTGGTTAAAGCATTAGCCTAACAAAAGAGCCGCGCAAAAGCGGCGCGTCAGGAGTTGAACGATGCGACATCGTATGAGCGGCCGGAAGCTGAACAGGACCAGCACCCACCGGCAAGCCATGTTTGCCAACATGACGGTCTCGCTGCTCAAGCACGAGCAGATCACGACGACCTTGCCGAAGGCCAAGGAACTGCGCCGCTTCGCGGAGCGCATGATCACTCTCGGCAAGCGCGGCGATCTGCATGCCCGCCGCCGGGCGGCCTCGTTCCTCGGCGATGACGTGGTGCTCCGCAAGCTGTTCGAGACCCTGGCGGCGCGCTACCAGGCCCGGCCGGGAGGCTACACGCGCGTTCTCAAGGCCGGGTTCCGCCGCGGCGACAACGCGCCGGTCGCGGTGATCGAACTGGTCGACCGCGATCCGGAGGTCAAGGGAGCCGAGGATCGGGCGCGCGTTGCGGCGGCGGAACAGGCGGCAGCCGAGGCCTGACCGCCACGCCGAGTCTGTTCGAACACCAGGCGCCGCGGCCGCTCGCCGATCGCCTGCGCCCGTCAGCGCTGGATGAGGTCGCCGGGCAAGATCATCTGCTGTCGGCGGACGGTCCGATCGGGCGGATGATCGCCGGCCGCCATCTCGGCTCCATGGTCCTCTGGGGTCCGCCCGGCTCCGGCAAGACCACCATCGCCCGCCTGCTCGCGGCCCACACCGATCTGCACTTCGAGCCGCTCTCTGCGGTGTTCTCCGGCGTCGCGGACCTCCGGCGGGTGTTCGACGCGGCCGCCAGGCGGCGCGAGGCCGGGCGCGGCACCCTTCTTTTCATCGACGAAATCCACCGGTTCAACCGCGCGCAACAGGACGGCTTCCTGCCGTACGTCGAGAATGGCACCGTGGTTCTGGTCGGCGCCACTACCGAGAACCCGTCCTTCGAACTCAACGCGCCGCTCTTGTCGCGCTGCAGGGTGTTCGTCCTGAAGCGGCTCGGCGACGATGCGCTGGAGGACCTGTTGCAGCGGGCCGAGCGGGATGTCGGCCGCGCCTTGCCGCTCGACGATGATGCGCGCGCGGCTCTCCGCGCCATGGCCGATGGCGACGGCCGCTATCTCTACAACATGGTCGAGGCGCTGCTGGAGCTTCCGCCGGAGCCGCGCCTCGACACCGGCGCGCTGGCGGCCATCGTCCAGCAGCGCGTGCCGCTCTACGACAAGAGCCAGGAGGGGCACTTCAACCTGATCAGCGCGCTCCACAAGTCGCTGCGCGGCTCGGACACCGACGCCGCCCTCTACTGGTTCGCGCGCATGCTGGCCGGCGGCGAGGACCCGCGCTACATCGCCCGCCGTCTGGCGCGGTTCGCGGTCGAGGATGTCGGCCTTGCGGAACCGCAGGCGCTGGTGCAGACCCTGGCGGCATGGGAGGCGTACGAGCGCCTGGGATCGCCGGAGGGGGAGTTGGCGTTGGTGCAATGCGTGATCTACCTCGGCTCGGCGCCCAAATCGAACGCCGCCTACAAGGCCGAAGCGGCGGCGCGGCGGGCGGCGCGCGAGACCGGCTCGCTGATGCCCCCGATGCACATCCTCAACGCGCCGACGCGGCTGATGCGCGAGCTTGGCTACGGGGACGGCTACGTCTACGACCACGACACCGAACAGGGGTTCTCGGGCCAGAACTACTTTCCCGACGGCATGGAGCGCCGCTCGCTCTACCGGCCGGGCGCGCGGGGCTTCGAGGCCGAGATTGCCAGGCGCCTCGCTTACTGGCGGCGGCTGCGGGAACAGGAGCACCAGCCCTGAGACTGGTGACGTGCGCCGAAAAAACGGCTTTGAGTTTGACGCCGAACGCGTAGAGTGGAGGCCGGCCTGCACTGCTTGACGACGAAAGCTGCACGCACGCCGACCGGCTCGGTTGGAGGCGAGGATCCAAGGGATTGAGACCTGTGGCCGTGAAGGCGGGTGCGGCCGGCAGCAGGCGACGGCGCAGCGGGCCGGTCGGCGACCGCAACCATAACCGGACCCCCGCGCCTGCGCGCGCCTTGAGCTTGGCGGTCGACGGCTTCGACGCCATGCTGTTCGACATGGACGGCGTCATCACCCAGTCCGCCCGCTTGCACTCGATGCTGTGGAAACAGGTATTTGACGACTTCCTGCAGCAATTCTGCGCCCGCCACAACGTGCCTTTCCGGCCGTTCGATGCGGAGCGCGATTATCACGACTTCGTCGACGGCAAGCCGCGCTACGACGGCGTCCTCGGCTTTCTCTCATCGCGCGGGATCATGATTCCGTTCGGCGAGCCGACAGACGGCGAGACCACCGACACCTGTTGCGGCCTCGGCAACCACAAGAACCGCCTGTTTCTGGAGCACCTCGCCCGCGACGGCATGCCGCTGTTCGACTCCACGGTCAGCCTGATCCGCGAACTTCGCGCCCGCGGCAAGCTGCTGGCGGTCGTGTCCTCCAGCAAGAACACCGAATCGGTGCTGCAGAAGGCGGGCCTGTTCGAGTTGTTCGACGTCAACGTCAGCGGTCGCGAAGCCGCAGCCATGAGCCTGGCCGGCAAGCCGGCGCCCGACACCTACCTCAAGGCCGCCGAGTTGTTGGGCGTCGCTCCGTCGCGGAGCGTCGTCTTCGAGGACAGCGTGGTGGGGGTGCAGGCCGGCAAGAGCGCCGGCGCCGGCCTCGTCGTCGGGGTCGATCGCGGCGCCGACCGCGCTGCGCTGCTATGGCACGGCGCCGACCTGGTGGTCGACGACCTCGGCGAGCTGAAGCTCGATTAGCGTCTGGCACGGCAGCAGGTCATGGGTCACGTGCAAACCGTCACCGTCAGCGCCGACGAGGCGGACTTGCGGCTCGATCGCTGGTTCCGCCGGCACTACCCGCAGGTGCCCCACGGCCGCCTGCAGAAATGGCTGCGCGGCGGGCAGGTGCGCATCGATGGCCGGCGCGCCGAAGCCGGGAGCCGGCTGGACCCCGGCCAATGCATCCGCGTGCCGCCGCTCGGCGACGATCGGCCGCCCCCTCCCGCGAAGGCCGCGCCGCCGCCCGTGGCTTCCGCGGACGCCAACGAACTGCTCCGGCGCGTTCTTTACCGGGACGATCACCTGATCGTTCTGGACAAGCCATTCGGGCTGGCGGTGCAGGGCGGAACCCGCACCCACCGCCACCTCGACGCCATGCTGGACGTGCTTCGCTTCGGCGGCGAGCGGCCGCGCCTGGTTCACCGCCTCGACCGCGACACCTCCGGCGCGCTGGTGCTGGGGCGCACCGCAGCAGCGGCGGCGGCGCTCACCAAGGCGTTCAAGTCCAAGACCGCGCAGAAGCGCTACTGGGCGGTCGTGGTCGGGGTTCCGGCATATCCCCAGGGTCGCATCGACGTCGCACTCGCCAAGGTGCTTGGCCGCGGCGGCGAGCGGGTGCAGGCGGACGCGGAGCATGGCCGCCCGGCGATCACCGATTATCGCATCATCGCCAAGGCGGGCCGCGAGGCGGCGTGGCTGGAGCTGGAGCCGGTTACCGGGCGAACCCACCAGCTTCGCGTCCATTGCGCCGCCATGGGCACGCCGATCCTCGGCGACGGCAAGTACGGCGGCGCGGCCGCCTTTCCGGGCAGCCAGTGGTCCGGATCGCGCCTGCACCTGCACGCCCGCGCCATCGTCATCCCTCACCCCGCCGGCGGAACCCTCGACGCCGAGGCGCCGCTGCCGGACGACCTGAAAACCACGTGGCGGTTCTTCGGGTTCTCGGAGACCGACGGGGACGATTTGCGGCCCCGACCCGGCGGCTGCGCATCGATCAGGTGACAGGCCGCCAGACGGGAGTGCCCCACCGAAAACAGGCTGGATGCCGGCCCAGACCCGCCACATGCGGCGGTTTCGCTGTTGGCCTCCTCTTCGACAATGGGGGCTCGTTTCCGCCAGACGGGCGGTACTAACAAAGCCGGCGCAACTTCGGACGACGCACACACACGGGTCTTGCGGCGCTCGGCGTCGGCGATACATCATGGTTCGCAGGTGACGCTTTTCACTTGCCAGACCGAGGAGGGAACACATGGCGTTGTACCGGTATGGGGTTGATCCTTGGGATGCGCCGCACGCGCCGCTGCGGCGTCTTCAGGAAGAGATCAATCGGGCGTTCGGCGATTTTCGCGTGCCGCAGGCGACGGAGTTTCCGCCCATGAACCTGTGGCGCGGACCGGACGGTATCGTGGCGACGGTCGAGGTGCCGGGGATCCAATTGGAGGACCTGGAGATCACCGTCCATCAGAACACGCTGACCATCAAGGGACGGCGCGAACGGCCGACCGCGGAGTCGGAGGTGGCCTATCACCGACAGGAGCGCGAGTTCGGCCCGTTCGCCCGGACCGTGTCGCTGCCGTTCAACGTCGATCCGGACAGGGTGACGGCGCGGGCTCAGAACGGCATCCTGACCATCGAATTGCCGCGCCCGGAGGCCGACAAGCCGAAGCGAATCCAGATCAAAGCGAGCTGACGGAGGAGATTGGACGATGACCGAGAGCCACCAGCCGGCAGCCGGAGACACCGGCGCCGAGAGCACGCGCAACGTTCCGGTATTCCGGCCGCCCGCCGACATATATGAGACAGCCGACGCGCTGGTCCTGCTGCTGGAGATGCCGAGCGTCGCGCCCGAGGACATCGACGTGACCCTCGACAAGCGCGTCCTGAACGTGGTCGGGCGGGGTCGCGGCGTGACCCCGGAAGGATACGCTCTTGCGCACGTGGAGTACCGGGATGGGGATTATGAGCGCTCATTCACCTTGTCCGAGACGATAGACGCAGACGGCATAGAGGCGTCGATCAAGGACGGCGTGCTGACCTTGCGACTTCCGAAGAGCCAGCCGGCGCCGGCGAAGTCGATTTCGGTGAAGCCCGGTTGAGCGCACCGATCCGATCGTGCAGTCGCGGATGACGAGGCCGTTGCGGAGTCGGGCGGGCGGTGGTCGGCGGTCAGGGCCGGCGCTCGTCCGTCTCGCTCTCGCTGCGTGTCTCGCCGTTTTTTCGGCGGTCTCGGCAGTCCCCGCCGCGGCGACTCTTCCGGCCATCGGACCGGGTGGCGACGTCCCGACGTTGGCGCCGGTGCTGCGGCGGGTGACGCCGGCGGTTGTCAACATCGCGGTGCTGTCGCGGCAACCGGTGCAGATGAACCCGCTGCTGCGGGATCCTTTTTTTCGTCGCTTTTTCAATGTGCCTGACGATTTGCCGCGAGAGCGCCCGCGCATCAGCGCCGGCTCCGGCGTCATCGTCGACGCCGTCGGCGGCTATGTCCTCACCAACCAACACGTCGTCCAGAACGCTTCCGAGATCGCGGTCACCCTGAAGGACCGCCGCCGCCTGGAGGCGGAACTGGTGGGCAGCGATCCGGCCACCGACGTGGCGGTCCTGAAGATCGACCCCAAGGACCTGACGGCGTTGCCGTTCGGCGACTCGGAGGCCCTGGAGGTGGGGGATTTCGTTCTGGCCATCGGCAATCCGTTCGGGCTCGGCCAGACCGTGACGTCGGGGATCATCAGCGCCCTCGGCCGCAGCGGCCTTCGGGTCGACGGCTTCGAGGACTTCATCCAGACCGACGCCTCGATCAACCCCGGCAACTCCGGCGGCGCTCTTGTGGATCTGCACGGCCGTTTGATCGGCATCAACACCGCCATCATCGCGCCGAGCGGCGGCAACGTCGGCATCGGCTTTGCGATCCCGAGCCGCATCGCGCGGGCGGTCATGGACCAGATCATCCGCTACGGGGACGTTCACCGCGGCCAGCTGGGCGTATCGATCCAGGACGTGACTCCCGATATCGCCGAGGCTCTCGGCCTCGATCGCGCCGCAGGGGCGCTGGTGGCGGCGGTCCAGCCGGGCTCCGCGGCGGCGCAAGCCGGGCTGCAAAGTCGCGACGTGATCGTTGCCGTCGACGGCGAGCCTGTCGATGGCGCGGGTGATCTGCGCAACCACATCGGCTTGACGCCCGTCGGCAGCACCCTTGAACTGCGCCTGTTGCGGGGCGGCCGCGTCCATTCCGTTCGCGTTCGGTTGACCGGGCGCTGACGCCATGGTCAGACTGTGCGTGTTCGACTGCGATGGGACGTTGGTGGACGGCCAGGCGCCGATCGTCGCCGCGATGGCAGCGGCGTTCGCCGCTCACGGCCATCCGCCTCCGGCCGCGGCGGCGGTGCGCAGGGTGGTCGGCCTGTCCCTGGTGGAGGCGATCGCCAGACTGTTGCCCGAGGGCGACGCCGCCGCCTGGGGAGCGCTGGCCCGCGCGTACAGCGACGCCTTCGCGGAGAGCCGGCGCATCGGCGCGGTGGCGGAGCCGCTCTACCCGGGGGCGCTGGCCTGCCTGGAGGCGCTGGAAGACGGAGGGTGGGTTCTAGGCTTGGCGACCGGCAAGTCCCGGCGGGGGGCGCTGGCGACCCTCGCCCGCCACCAGTTGGTCAGCCGCTTCGTCACCGTCCAGACCGCCGACGTGGCGCTCGGCAAGCCGAGCCCGGACATGGTCCTGCGGGCAATGGACGATGCGGGTGCTGCTCCGTCCGCGACCGTCATGGTCGGCGACACGACCTATGACATGATGATGGCATGCAGCGCCGGCGCGTTGGCGGTCGGCGTGACCTGGGGTTACCACGGCATTGAAGAACTGACGGCATCCGGCGCCCACGCCCTCGTCGACCGTTTCGATGATGTGGCGTCAACCGTACAAGCCCTGTGCGACGCCCCGCGACGTTGAGGAAAGCCGAACGTGTCCCGATTGCCAAAACGCTTCTACAAGAGCGCCGAGGTCGCCCCGGCCAAGGGCGGCTATACGGTTGTGCTTGACGGCCGCGGCGTCAAGACTCCGTCCGGCGCGCCTCTGGTGACCCCGGCGCTGGCGGTGGCGACGGTGGTGGCGGAGGAGTATCTGGCACAGGACGATGTGATCTTGCCGTCAACGATGCCGGTGACTCGGCTGTTGGCGACGGCGATAGACAGGGTCGAGCCGATGCGCGCCGGCATCGTCGCGCAGTTGGCGGCCTGTGCAGAGAGCGACGTACTCTGCTACCGGGCCGAGGAACCGGACGACCTGGTGGAGCGGCAGGAGGCAGGGTGGCAGCCGCTGCTGGACTGGGCGGCGCGCGAGTTCGGCGCGGGCTTCACCGTCACCCACGGCATCATGCCCGTAGAACAGCCGCGTCAGGCGATCGATGCTGTGCGTTGCGCGATCGCGGCGCTGAGCACCGCCGAGTTGACGGCGCTGTCGGCGGCGGTGCAGGCCTGCCGCTCCGTAGTGGTGGGTTTGGCGCTGGTCAGCGGGCGCATCGGCCCGGACGAGGCGTTCGCCTTGACCGAAATGGATGAAAGCTTCCAGATCGAGCGTTGGGGCGAGACCGAGGAAGCGGGCGCGCGGCGCCGGCGCGTGCGCGACGACCTTCGCGCCGCCGCCGCTTATCTCATGCTGGCGCGCCAGTCGGGTCCGGAAGAAGCGCGGTTGTCGGACGTGTGGACATGAACGATCCGATCAAGACCGTGGCGGTCCGCATTCAAGGCCGGGTGCAGGGCGTGTGGTATCGCGGCTGGACCGTAGAAGAGGCCAAGCGGCGGGGGCTCGACGGATGGGTGCGGAACCGCAGCGACGGCAGCGTCGAGGCGTTGTTCTCCGGACCAAAGAACGCCGTCAACGGCATGCTCGACGCTTGTTGGCAGGGCCCGCCTGCAGCCAAGGTGTCGACCGTTCACCCTCGTCCCGCCGACCCGCCGGAACAGACCGGCTTCCGTCCCTTGCCGACGATGTAGCGGCACTGTCATGCCGCGCGACGAGTCGATGGCGCTCGATGGGGGCGCCGACGGGCCGTTCTGGGTGTTCGGCTATGGTTCTCTGATGTGGGAGCCGGGATTCGAATACGAAGAGGCGCGCGCGGCGCGGCTTTGGGGGTATCACCGGTCGTTGTGCCTGTTGTCGGTGCGCAACCGCGGCACGCCCGAGCGCCCGGGCCTGGTGCTGGCGCTCGACCGCGGCGGCAGTTGCCAGGGTCTGGCGTTCCGGATTCCGGCAGAGGACGCCGCCGCCACGCGCGCCTATCTCTGGCAGCGGGAGATGTATACCGGGGCCTATCGCGCTCGCATGTTGCCGGTGCGCCTCGCCGACGGTCGCCGCGTTGCGGCGCTTGCCTTCGTCGCGCGCCCCGACCACGCGCAGTACTTCTGTGCCGCCTCCTCCGAACATGCCGCAGAGATGGTGCTCCAGGGTCAAGGGCGGATGGGCACGTCGTTCGACTACCTGAAGAACGTCGTCCGCCACCTGGACCAGCTCGGCATTACCGACGGACCACTGCACCAGGTCTTGGGCTTGGCAGAAGCGCGCCGGACCTGACGGCCGCGCATTATTTGCCGACGGCCGTCTTCGGGTCGGACACCAGGCCGGCGGCGTTGATGCCGACAATGGCGCAGAGCTCGTCGTTGTCCGAAGTATCGCCGCTGACGCCGACGGCGCCGATCACCGGCCCCTCCGGATCGCACACCAGCACGCCCCCCGGCACCGGCACGAAGCGACCACCGGCGGCGACCGATACGGCGGTGGTGAACATCGGCCGGTCGAGCGCGACGTCGCGCAGCACGCGGCTCGAGACTCCGAGGCCAAGGGCGCCGTAGGCCTTGCCGATGGCGATGTCAAGCCGGAGGATGCCGGAGCCGTCTTCCCGTTTCAGCGCCATCGCATGACCACCCGAGTCAAGGACGACCACCGTCAGCGGCAGCATTCCGTTTGCGCGGCCAGCTTCCAGAACGGCGTCGATGATGGTGCAGGCGGTCTCCAGCGTCAGCGCCGTGTGCCTCCTTGCCGTATCGTTGTTCATGAGATCTGCTCCTCCTCCCTTCTGTACGCTTGTCGACAACGAACCAAGTTGTTCGCGTCAGGTGCCATATGAGTTGCCCGCTTCTGTTGTGGCAGGGGTGAGCCGGCCGGCATCTTACCTTACCGGGACGTTGTCGATGAGGCGGGTGCGGCCGAGGTGGGCAGCGGCGAGAACGCGGCCGGGGCGGGTGCGGTCGGTCCAGGCGGCGAGGGTGGCGGCGTCGCGGACTGCCACGTAATCGACGCGGGCGAAGCCGGCGTTGCGTAACGCTGCGACGGCGCGGCGTTCCTGCTCGTCGGCATCGGCGCCATCGGCCACGGCGCTGGCGACGGTGGAAACGGCGTGGTGCAGGGCCGGGGCGATCCCCCGCTCATCCGGGCTCAGGTAGGCATTGCGGGACGACAGCGCCAAGCCATCGGCCTCGCGCACCGTCTCCGCCGCCTCGATGCGGACCGGGATGTGCAGGTCGCGGACCAGCCGCCGGATGACCTGCAGTTGCTGGTAGTCCTTTTCGCCGAACACCGCCGCGTCCGGCAGCGCCTGGATCAGGAGCTTGGTGACGACGGTGGCGACGCCGGTGAAGAAGCCGGGACGGAAGGCGCCCTCGAGGTCGTCGCTGAGGCCGGGGACCGAAACCCTGGTGGCGTCGCCCTCGGGATACATCTCCGCCACGTCCGGCGCGAACAGGAGGTCGGCGCCCTCGGCCTCGAGCATGGCGCTGTCCGCCGCTTCGTCGCGGGGGTAGACGTCGAGGTCCTCGTGGGGTGCGAACTGGGTCGGGTTGACGAAGAGCGTCACGCATGTTCGCTCCGCCAGTGCGCCGGCGCGGCGAACCAAGGACACATGGCCGGCATGCAGCGCGCCCATCGTCGGAACAAGGGCGACGGACTTGCCGCCCGTGCGCCAGCCGCCGACGTGCGCGCGCAGATCGGCTACTGTCCGAACGACGTCGATCTCAGCCCCATGGGAACGACGTTGACCTCCGCCGACTCCGTTGCCGGCTCGGCTTCCGCTTTCACTTTCGGCGACGCAGGCTCCGGAGGCTTGACGCCGAAGCAGTGCTCCAACGTGGGAAAGCGGCGGGCGCGGACATCGGCGGCATATTCCTCGACCGCCTTCTCGATGCCTTCCCCCAACTCGGCGTAACGTTTAACGAATTTCGGCTGGAAGCCAGAGAACAGCCCGACCAGGTCTTCGAGCACCAGGATCTGGCCGTCGCACGCCGGAGATGCGCCGATGCCGATGGTGGGGATCGTCAGCATCGCGGTGATCTCCCGCGCCAGCGGCTCGACGGTGCCCTCGATGACGGTGGCGAAGGCGCCGGCGTCCTCGACCGCCTTGGCGTCTTCGATGATCCCGGCGGCCTCCTTGTCCTTGCGGCCGAGCGAGCGAAAACCGCCGGCGGTGTTGACCGACTGGGGCAGGAGGCCGATGTGGCCGAGCACCGGAATCCCGCGCTGGACGAGGAAGCGAATGGTCTCCGCCATCTCCACGCCGCCTTCGAGCTTGACGCCGGCGCAGCCCACTTCCTTCATCACCTGCGCCGCGTTGTGGAAGGCGCTCTCGGGAGACTCCTGGTAGCTGCCGAACGGCATGTCGACGATGACGCAGGCCTTGCGCGCCCCGCGCATGACCGCCTGCCCGTGGCCGATCATCATGTCGAGGCTGACCCCGAGGGTGGAGTCCATGCCATAAAGCACCATGCCGAGAGAATCGCCGACCAGCAACAGGTCGACATGCTCATCCAGCAGCACCGCGGTCAGCGACGTGTAAGCGGTGAGACAGACGATCGGCTCTCCGCCCTTGCGTTCGCGGATCTGCGGTACCGTAACCTTCTTCCATTGCTTGTGAACGCTCACGGGTGTCCTCCTCCCTGAAGCGACGGCCGGTACTCTACTGCGAACCGCTTGCAGGCAAAAGCGCTTTTCGCATGCGCAACATGACAGGCGGGCCTGCTTCGCGCGCATGGTCGGACGAAGGCTGCGCATGCCTGCAAGATCCAGGAGACGCAGCAGAGGCAACGCAAAGCAATTCGGAATGCACTGGCGATTGATCGATGACAGGAACGCTGCTACGACCGCCGGAGTTCCAGCCGAACGGAGGCAGCGTGGGCGGACCTTCCGACGATCTGTTTCCGGACGCAGAGGGGGAGGCCGCCGTACCGGCACATACCACCGGCATCCTGCCGGCGCAGGAAATCCGCGCCCTGGTTCGGAATCGGGAGATCCAGGCCACGGCTAAGATCGACGAGGAGCAGATTCAGCCGGCCAGCTTGGACCTAAGACTGGGACGCGTCGCCTATCGTATTCCTGCAAGTTTCCTACCGGGGGTCGGCGCTAGTGTCATGGGTCGTATTCGTGACTTCGCCATGCATCAAATAGACTTGATGGAAGGAGCGGTGCTGGAGCGCGGCTGCGTCTACATCGTGCAGCTGATGGAGTTTCTGTCACTACGCGGTGGCCTTTCGGCTACGGCCAACCCCAAGAGCTCGACCGGCCGCCTTGACATCTTCACCCGCCTGATCGCGGATCGGGCCACCGTGTTCGATCAGGTGCCGGCCGGCTACAAGGGGCATCTCTACGTCGAGATCGCGCCGAGAACCTTCAGCGTCGTCGTCCGCATGGGCACCCGCCTCAACCAGCTTCGCTTGCAGCGGGGCAATCCACCCACCTCCGATCAAGCCATCCGCCGCTTGCACAAGTCGGTGCCGCTGGTGGATAGCGAGCCGGGCAAGGAGGTCATCGACCGCGGCCTCGCCGTTACCGTTGATCTGGCGGGCGGCGCCGCCGCTCTTGTCGGTTATCATGCACGACGGCACACCGATCTCATCGATCTCGCCAAGGTCAACCACTACGATTGGCGCGACTTCTGGGAACCGGTCCATACCGACCGTCGCCGCACCGTGATACTCAATCCCGGTGACTTCTACATTCTCGCGTCCAAGGAAGCCGTGACGGTGCCGCCGGACCATGCCGCCGAGATGCGCGCCTACGACACCCAGGTCGGCGAGTTCCGCGTCCATTACGCCGGTTTCTTCGACCCCGGCTTCGGCTACGCCGATTGCGCCGGCGCCGGCTCGCGGGCGGTCCTGGAAATCCGCTCGTTCGAGGTACCGTTCGTGCTCAGCGACGGCCAACTGGTCGGACGGTTGGTCTACGACCGGCTGACGGCCGTTCCCGACAAGCTATACGGCCCCGACATCGGGTCGTCCTACCAGCGCCAGGGCCTGAACCTCGCCAAGCAGTTCCGCCGCACCTAGTTCCGCCGGGCTCGCCGCGGCTCCGCCGGGAGTTGCCCCGGCCGCCGCGGCTCCGCCTGCAGTCGTTCCGCGTCTAGTAAGAGATCACCTTGGTGTGCTCGCCCATCTGGATGCGGATGGTTTCTTCGTTGCCGGGCTTGGTGCCTTCGATCCAGTCGGTCTGCGACATCCCGGCCGCCTTCGTGCACATCTGGCAGACATGAACGGTTGCGCCGTCGTTAATCAGTTTGATCAGCTTGTCCCTGGGCGGCACGCCGTCCTGGCCCGGTTCCTGCGTCCCCGCCTTGTTGGCCAGGCGCACGCC
Coding sequences within it:
- a CDS encoding 2'-deoxycytidine 5'-triphosphate deaminase; translation: MTGTLLRPPEFQPNGGSVGGPSDDLFPDAEGEAAVPAHTTGILPAQEIRALVRNREIQATAKIDEEQIQPASLDLRLGRVAYRIPASFLPGVGASVMGRIRDFAMHQIDLMEGAVLERGCVYIVQLMEFLSLRGGLSATANPKSSTGRLDIFTRLIADRATVFDQVPAGYKGHLYVEIAPRTFSVVVRMGTRLNQLRLQRGNPPTSDQAIRRLHKSVPLVDSEPGKEVIDRGLAVTVDLAGGAAALVGYHARRHTDLIDLAKVNHYDWRDFWEPVHTDRRRTVILNPGDFYILASKEAVTVPPDHAAEMRAYDTQVGEFRVHYAGFFDPGFGYADCAGAGSRAVLEIRSFEVPFVLSDGQLVGRLVYDRLTAVPDKLYGPDIGSSYQRQGLNLAKQFRRT
- the panB gene encoding 3-methyl-2-oxobutanoate hydroxymethyltransferase, which codes for MRAKQARLSCCACEKRFCLQAVRSRVPAVASGRRTPVSVHKQWKKVTVPQIRERKGGEPIVCLTAYTSLTAVLLDEHVDLLLVGDSLGMVLYGMDSTLGVSLDMMIGHGQAVMRGARKACVIVDMPFGSYQESPESAFHNAAQVMKEVGCAGVKLEGGVEMAETIRFLVQRGIPVLGHIGLLPQSVNTAGGFRSLGRKDKEAAGIIEDAKAVEDAGAFATVIEGTVEPLAREITAMLTIPTIGIGASPACDGQILVLEDLVGLFSGFQPKFVKRYAELGEGIEKAVEEYAADVRARRFPTLEHCFGVKPPEPASPKVKAEAEPATESAEVNVVPMGLRSTSFGQ
- a CDS encoding DsrE family protein, producing the protein MRMRRLLPAFVAILMLAMAVVLPGQEGHASEDERGTLFLNLTTDDPWTADMALTYAGKVRSMGYPVVVFLNVKGVRLANKAGTQEPGQDGVPPRDKLIKLINDGATVHVCQMCTKAAGMSQTDWIEGTKPGNEETIRIQMGEHTKVISY
- a CDS encoding pantoate--beta-alanine ligase, translating into MDVVRTVADLRAHVGGWRTGGKSVALVPTMGALHAGHVSLVRRAGALAERTCVTLFVNPTQFAPHEDLDVYPRDEAADSAMLEAEGADLLFAPDVAEMYPEGDATRVSVPGLSDDLEGAFRPGFFTGVATVVTKLLIQALPDAAVFGEKDYQQLQVIRRLVRDLHIPVRIEAAETVREADGLALSSRNAYLSPDERGIAPALHHAVSTVASAVADGADADEQERRAVAALRNAGFARVDYVAVRDAATLAAWTDRTRPGRVLAAAHLGRTRLIDNVPVR